A window of Metabacillus sp. B2-18 contains these coding sequences:
- a CDS encoding bifunctional diguanylate cyclase/phosphodiesterase, translated as MTDFLNLKKDFNNDKKLSVIESFIFQIILKHINDLIFIMKVEIDGSFTYLFVNEMGKIRAKLDNNYAGKTFYDLQPAKSADELNEKYTFVKNHKMATTFQDRVKIDENHFAYGETILTPIQNDDGDVIYIIGVTRDISERVHEKTLLIESQQMYKSLVDFNMDAVLSVDNDGVICSFNHSAKRILKVDDEYINVSVFSLFEYSYHLEIQHAFQRSINGESSEGEAVLIQKQNRLNVHYKTVPIMINETVSGIFFILRDITEKVKHAELIEHLAYHDSLTGLYNRSALKKDLPKVMEISKQNQTPLALMFMDLDRFKMLNDTLGHNNGDQILIEVGKRLLSINSPEFNVYRHGGDEFIIVLPSSNVEAASKVASQILDMFKDPFSINDNLYYVSISIGISIYPDDCQDEDSLIMNADKALYVVKQSSRAQYQHYHKAMDKNTNELLSMETALRRSIGNNELKLHYQPQVDLHTNEIVSYEVLLRWENSHLGNVSPAKFVPIAEESGLIISIGEWVIEEACKQLMQWKKEGLGEIVLAINLSAKQFEQPYLVEKIKSLFSEYYINPNQIEFEITEGALQNVDEALHIMSRLKEIGVAISIDDFGTGYSSLMYLKQFPIDSLKIDQSFIREVLTDQKDEAIVKTILSIAENLGLLVVAEGIETLEQLNFLKTLNCQKGQGFYFSKPIPPEEITNRLKD; from the coding sequence ATGACCGATTTTTTAAACTTAAAAAAAGACTTTAATAACGACAAAAAGCTATCAGTAATTGAATCGTTTATTTTTCAAATTATTTTAAAGCATATCAATGATTTGATATTTATTATGAAGGTTGAAATTGATGGTTCATTTACTTATTTATTTGTGAATGAAATGGGGAAAATAAGAGCAAAGCTTGACAATAATTATGCGGGGAAGACCTTTTACGACCTCCAACCTGCAAAGAGTGCAGATGAATTAAATGAGAAATATACATTTGTGAAAAATCATAAAATGGCAACCACATTCCAAGATAGAGTAAAAATTGATGAAAACCATTTTGCATATGGTGAAACCATTTTAACACCAATACAAAATGATGATGGCGATGTTATTTATATTATTGGTGTAACTAGAGATATTTCAGAAAGGGTTCATGAAAAGACCTTGTTAATAGAAAGTCAACAAATGTATAAATCACTTGTTGATTTCAATATGGATGCAGTTTTATCAGTTGATAATGATGGAGTGATCTGTTCGTTTAATCATTCTGCTAAAAGAATACTCAAGGTAGACGATGAATATATTAATGTGAGCGTTTTCTCGCTATTTGAATACAGCTATCATCTAGAAATACAACATGCATTTCAACGATCTATTAATGGAGAATCTTCTGAAGGAGAAGCGGTTCTTATTCAAAAGCAAAACAGATTAAATGTTCATTATAAAACTGTGCCTATTATGATAAATGAAACAGTAAGTGGAATCTTTTTTATATTAAGGGATATCACAGAGAAGGTAAAGCATGCGGAGCTAATTGAGCACCTTGCATATCATGATTCTCTTACTGGATTGTATAATCGAAGTGCGTTAAAAAAAGACTTACCTAAAGTAATGGAGATTTCTAAACAAAATCAAACACCTTTGGCTTTAATGTTTATGGATTTAGATCGCTTTAAAATGTTAAATGATACTCTTGGACATAATAATGGTGATCAAATCTTAATAGAGGTTGGAAAACGGCTGTTAAGTATAAACTCTCCTGAATTTAATGTATACCGTCATGGAGGAGATGAATTCATCATTGTTTTGCCATCATCTAATGTAGAAGCGGCAAGCAAGGTTGCCTCACAAATTCTGGATATGTTTAAAGACCCTTTTTCTATCAATGACAACTTATACTATGTTTCAATTAGCATAGGTATAAGTATATATCCTGATGATTGTCAGGATGAAGACTCATTAATCATGAATGCGGATAAAGCACTATATGTTGTAAAGCAAAGCAGCAGGGCACAATATCAACATTATCATAAGGCTATGGATAAAAATACCAACGAGTTATTATCTATGGAAACTGCTCTAAGAAGGTCTATAGGAAACAATGAATTAAAATTGCATTATCAACCACAAGTTGACTTGCATACAAATGAGATCGTAAGCTATGAAGTATTATTGAGATGGGAAAATTCACACTTAGGAAATGTTTCGCCTGCTAAATTTGTGCCCATTGCAGAGGAGTCAGGATTGATTATTTCTATAGGCGAATGGGTAATTGAGGAAGCATGCAAACAGCTTATGCAATGGAAAAAAGAAGGTTTAGGTGAAATTGTACTAGCTATAAATCTATCAGCTAAGCAGTTTGAACAACCTTATTTAGTAGAAAAAATAAAGAGCTTATTTAGTGAGTATTATATAAATCCTAATCAAATTGAATTTGAGATTACAGAAGGTGCCTTACAAAATGTAGATGAAGCATTGCATATTATGAGTAGGTTAAAAGAAATTGGAGTAGCTATCTCAATTGATGATTTTGGCACAGGATATTCTTCTCTAATGTATTTAAAACAATTTCCTATTGACTCCTTAAAAATTGACCAATCATTTATTCGAGAAGTGTTAACCGATCAAAAAGATGAGGCAATCGTCAAAACAATCCTTTCTATCGCCGAAAATTTAGGACTCTTAGTTGTAGCAGAAGGAATTGAAACGTTGGAGCAGTTGAATTTTTTAAAAACGCTAAACTGTCAAAAGGGACAAGGTTTTTACTTTAGCAAGCCAATCCCACCCGAAGAAATCACCAATAGGCTGAAGGATTAG
- a CDS encoding fluoride efflux transporter FluC — translation MMKEKFHNSLIVASGGAIGSILRYMFSFVHSYGPFSTFTVNIIGSFLLGFFTVFFTNRVDNKKSKLLLGTGFCGGLTTMSTLSLELTTMPIHHAIFYLICTLIISFLLVLIGMKIASNIVKKEAQS, via the coding sequence ATGATGAAAGAAAAATTTCATAATAGCTTAATTGTTGCAAGCGGAGGAGCAATAGGCTCCATACTCAGATATATGTTTTCTTTCGTTCACTCTTATGGACCATTCTCTACGTTTACAGTTAACATAATAGGTAGCTTTTTATTAGGTTTTTTCACGGTCTTCTTTACAAATCGGGTAGATAATAAGAAGTCGAAGTTACTTCTTGGTACAGGATTTTGTGGAGGATTAACAACGATGTCAACTTTAAGCTTGGAATTAACGACAATGCCGATACATCATGCTATTTTCTACCTTATATGTACTCTAATTATAAGTTTCTTACTAGTACTAATAGGTATGAAAATCGCAAGTAATATAGTGAAAAAGGAGGCTCAGTCATGA
- a CDS encoding EAL-associated domain-containing protein gives MDPLDVLTNLDKVFPYYQAIFSADEQTVIGYEVLGRIKINDQIDSLGSFFHDESIPDEYRIEVDDHLLHIAIDEFLKLNNQELMLFINRDANLLMLDHGEDFLHTLIEKQEKGLHLNQIVLEITEHNFLGDIEQLYHLLLYYRTYGIKVAIDNIGKAGSNLDRIGLLSPDILKIDLQPLRLTSPLQSYYDVLYSISLLARKIGATLLYEDIEVNFQLQYAWKNGGRYYQGYFLNKPTRNFIERDDCKERLRLEFQRYISSEKKKLEGLYNFTEQFNLRVQQMLNRIGKQYIDYKQLLEQLSNELDDCCFRIYICDEDGFQQSVNIFKKDNWEIQPQYYLKNWSWRPYFLANIIRMRFDQKGFLSDVYSDIETGELIRTFSYPLDQNLYLFIDLSYEYLYEADGLL, from the coding sequence ATGGATCCGTTAGACGTTTTAACGAATTTGGATAAAGTTTTTCCATATTATCAAGCAATTTTCAGTGCAGATGAACAAACAGTTATTGGTTATGAGGTATTAGGGAGAATAAAAATCAATGATCAAATAGATAGCCTTGGCTCATTTTTTCATGATGAAAGTATTCCAGATGAATATCGGATTGAAGTCGATGATCATTTACTACATATAGCAATAGATGAATTTTTAAAGCTTAATAACCAAGAACTGATGCTATTCATTAATCGAGATGCAAATTTGCTTATGCTAGATCATGGTGAAGATTTTTTGCATACTTTAATAGAAAAACAAGAAAAAGGATTACACTTAAATCAAATTGTACTGGAAATTACAGAACATAATTTTCTAGGAGATATTGAACAACTGTATCATCTTTTACTTTATTACAGAACTTATGGTATTAAAGTTGCTATTGATAATATCGGCAAGGCAGGTAGCAATTTAGATCGAATTGGCCTTTTATCACCCGATATATTGAAAATAGATTTACAGCCTCTCCGATTAACTTCACCACTTCAATCTTATTATGATGTTCTTTATTCAATTTCTTTGTTAGCACGGAAAATTGGGGCAACTCTTTTATACGAAGATATTGAAGTTAATTTTCAGCTTCAATATGCATGGAAAAATGGTGGTAGATATTATCAGGGATACTTTCTAAACAAACCAACTCGTAATTTTATTGAGAGGGACGATTGTAAAGAAAGACTTAGGTTAGAATTTCAGCGTTATATAAGCTCTGAGAAGAAAAAACTAGAAGGATTATATAACTTTACTGAACAGTTTAACCTAAGAGTCCAGCAAATGCTTAATAGAATTGGTAAGCAATATATTGATTATAAACAATTACTTGAACAACTCTCAAATGAGTTAGACGATTGTTGTTTTCGCATATATATTTGCGATGAAGATGGATTTCAGCAATCCGTTAATATATTCAAAAAAGATAATTGGGAAATCCAACCTCAGTATTATTTAAAAAATTGGAGTTGGAGACCATACTTTTTAGCAAATATTATAAGAATGAGATTTGATCAAAAGGGCTTTTTAAGTGATGTTTATAGTGACATAGAGACTGGTGAGTTGATTAGAACTTTTTCGTATCCACTAGATCAAAATCTGTATCTTTTTATTGATTTATCCTACGAGTATTTATATGAGGCAGATGGCTTATTATAA
- a CDS encoding YkuJ family protein, producing MSQLLGIITRLQNLQENAGSGEPVQRFFEVEGEKRCSVKYFDKNSTFELEVYQKGEKPQSYQFDNIDMIAMEIFDLLQ from the coding sequence GTGTCACAACTTTTAGGTATTATTACAAGACTTCAAAATTTACAAGAAAATGCGGGGTCTGGAGAACCAGTTCAACGTTTTTTCGAAGTAGAAGGTGAAAAACGCTGTAGTGTAAAATATTTTGATAAAAACAGCACGTTTGAACTAGAGGTTTATCAAAAGGGTGAAAAACCTCAATCTTACCAGTTCGACAATATTGATATGATTGCGATGGAAATTTTTGATCTCCTCCAGTAA
- a CDS encoding glutaredoxin family protein, with amino-acid sequence MKKVTVYTQPSCPPCQVVKKFLEHHQISYIEKDVSIDLDARNTLINELQSTSTPTVTVDDAVVTGFDLQKLEKLLEIEN; translated from the coding sequence GTGAAAAAAGTTACAGTTTATACTCAACCAAGTTGTCCACCATGTCAGGTGGTAAAGAAGTTTTTAGAGCATCATCAGATTTCCTATATTGAAAAAGATGTTTCAATAGACTTAGATGCAAGAAACACACTGATCAATGAATTACAATCTACTTCCACACCAACTGTAACAGTTGATGATGCAGTAGTAACAGGTTTTGATTTACAAAAGCTTGAAAAGTTATTGGAGATTGAAAACTGA
- the fadH gene encoding 2,4-dienoyl-CoA reductase, whose translation MKDNVIIVTGGSSGMGKAMAKRFAEDGAKVVIIGRTLEKLNEAKNEIQTYDGQVLPIQLDVRDPEKISEMIQHVDTKFGKIDGFVNNAAGNFICPAENLSINGWKAVIDIVLNGTFYCSSAIGKYWIEKKVKGSILNMVATYAWGAGAGVIHSAAAKAGVLSMTRTLAVEWGSKYGIRVNAIAPGPIERTGGADRLWESKEAAERTLNSVPLGRLGTPEEIAALSAFLLSNEASYINGECITMDGGQWLNQRPF comes from the coding sequence ATGAAGGATAATGTTATTATTGTTACAGGTGGCTCAAGTGGGATGGGAAAAGCTATGGCAAAACGGTTTGCTGAAGATGGTGCCAAGGTTGTTATAATTGGTCGAACACTAGAAAAACTGAATGAAGCGAAAAATGAGATTCAAACATATGATGGACAGGTCCTTCCAATACAACTTGATGTAAGAGATCCTGAAAAAATATCAGAAATGATTCAGCACGTTGATACTAAATTTGGAAAAATTGATGGGTTTGTTAATAATGCTGCAGGGAATTTTATCTGCCCTGCTGAAAATCTTTCTATAAATGGTTGGAAGGCCGTAATAGACATTGTGTTAAACGGGACATTTTATTGTTCTTCCGCAATCGGAAAGTACTGGATTGAGAAAAAAGTAAAGGGATCAATTTTGAATATGGTGGCTACATATGCATGGGGAGCCGGGGCAGGTGTTATTCATTCAGCTGCTGCAAAGGCTGGAGTGCTTTCAATGACAAGAACACTTGCTGTTGAATGGGGCAGTAAATATGGGATTAGAGTAAACGCTATCGCACCTGGTCCAATTGAAAGAACAGGTGGAGCTGATCGTTTATGGGAATCAAAGGAAGCTGCTGAACGTACTTTAAATAGTGTGCCACTAGGTCGATTAGGAACTCCGGAAGAAATTGCAGCGCTCTCAGCATTCTTATTATCAAATGAAGCATCTTATATAAACGGTGAATGCATCACAATGGATGGCGGTCAATGGTTAAATCAACGACCATTTTAA
- a CDS encoding MBL fold metallo-hydrolase has protein sequence MALTKKINDRITIIDTMDLGMQGRTSCYVLQDEKQVVLFEPSASPSVPHILEGLNELNIPFESIAYIIVTHIHLDHAGGAGLLLEKCPNAKLIVHPKGARHMIDPSRLIAGARAVYGESFDRLFHPVLPIAEDRIIIKKHLDTLELSNHCTLTFYDSPGHANHHFSIHDSVSNGIFTGDTIGVFYGVLPENNKEFYLPSTSPNQFDPEAMLHSAKMIENLNVSLIYFSHYGVSKNPNRVINELRKWLPQFLQTAQQTLTSNSFETIQQASKQVNIELENLVSRVLAEQKVTLSNDVHDMVLLDLSVCAQGLVDYIYKLEQKK, from the coding sequence TTGGCACTTACAAAAAAGATTAATGATCGAATAACAATCATCGACACAATGGATTTAGGAATGCAAGGTAGAACAAGTTGCTATGTTCTTCAGGATGAAAAACAGGTAGTCCTTTTTGAACCGTCAGCAAGCCCTTCAGTACCTCATATCCTAGAAGGACTAAACGAGCTAAACATTCCGTTTGAATCAATAGCCTATATTATTGTAACACATATTCATCTAGACCATGCCGGTGGAGCAGGATTACTTTTAGAAAAGTGTCCCAATGCAAAGCTAATTGTCCATCCAAAAGGTGCTAGGCATATGATTGATCCCTCAAGATTAATTGCTGGTGCAAGAGCAGTCTACGGTGAAAGCTTTGATCGTTTGTTCCATCCAGTACTTCCAATTGCTGAAGATCGAATCATAATTAAGAAACATCTTGATACTCTTGAATTAAGTAATCACTGCACTCTAACCTTTTATGATTCTCCAGGTCATGCAAATCATCATTTTAGTATTCATGATTCTGTAAGCAATGGAATATTTACAGGGGATACGATTGGGGTTTTTTATGGGGTTCTACCTGAAAACAATAAGGAATTTTACCTACCTTCTACATCGCCTAATCAATTTGACCCAGAAGCTATGCTTCATTCTGCAAAAATGATTGAAAATTTAAATGTGAGTTTAATTTATTTTAGTCATTATGGAGTCAGTAAAAATCCAAACAGGGTAATTAATGAATTGAGAAAGTGGTTACCTCAATTTTTACAAACAGCTCAGCAAACTCTTACTAGCAATAGCTTTGAAACCATTCAACAAGCAAGTAAACAGGTAAATATTGAATTAGAAAACCTTGTTTCTCGAGTGTTAGCTGAACAAAAAGTTACACTTTCTAATGATGTTCATGATATGGTATTACTTGATTTATCAGTTTGTGCTCAAGGCCTTGTTGATTACATTTATAAACTTGAACAAAAAAAGTAA
- a CDS encoding metallophosphoesterase, whose protein sequence is MVKKATIYAKTAFLKGLLSFSFASFLTAAGGYTYARYIEPTFLDKNILSLSHPNIPKAFEGFKIVQFSDTHLSEFFTLERLETIVKEINSLSPDLLLFTGDLMDEPNQYEKINKIVPVLEKLEAPFGKYAVYGNHDHGGYGTDIYRNVITMSGFTLLQNEVANIKMVDGSKIAIAGIDDLMLGKPSYDATLGNLNKDMFNILLAHEPDAALESKKYPVHLQLSGHSHGGQIQLPFIGPLITPPYATEYIEGLYDVEKMKLYVNRGLGTTRLPFRFLSVPELTQFTLHSLK, encoded by the coding sequence ATGGTCAAGAAAGCAACAATCTATGCGAAAACAGCCTTTTTAAAAGGTCTTCTTTCCTTTTCTTTTGCAAGCTTCTTAACAGCAGCAGGTGGTTATACATATGCCAGGTATATTGAGCCTACTTTTTTAGATAAAAACATTCTTTCACTGTCACATCCAAACATCCCAAAAGCATTCGAAGGTTTTAAAATCGTACAATTTAGCGATACACATTTAAGTGAATTTTTCACATTAGAACGACTAGAAACAATTGTGAAGGAAATCAATTCTCTTTCTCCTGATTTATTGCTTTTCACTGGTGACTTAATGGACGAACCAAATCAATATGAGAAAATAAATAAGATTGTTCCAGTTCTTGAAAAGTTAGAGGCACCATTTGGAAAATACGCTGTTTACGGGAATCATGACCATGGTGGTTACGGTACTGATATTTATCGAAATGTTATAACAATGTCTGGGTTTACATTATTACAAAATGAGGTTGCAAATATAAAAATGGTTGATGGTAGTAAAATAGCCATTGCAGGAATTGATGACCTTATGCTTGGGAAACCCAGTTATGATGCGACACTAGGAAATTTAAATAAAGATATGTTTAATATTCTATTAGCTCATGAACCAGATGCAGCACTTGAGTCAAAAAAGTATCCTGTTCACTTACAGCTTTCAGGTCATAGTCATGGCGGACAAATTCAACTGCCCTTTATCGGACCGCTAATTACACCACCTTATGCTACTGAATATATTGAGGGTTTATATGATGTGGAAAAGATGAAGCTTTATGTTAATAGAGGATTAGGCACAACTAGACTTCCGTTTAGGTTTTTATCTGTTCCAGAATTAACTCAGTTTACACTCCACTCATTAAAATAG
- a CDS encoding IS1595 family transposase — translation MWLDVYENANELTTEEQLELFNALKRDLFPDEPDKITKLLKQIRETRFNSGMACVHCGSTSVKRNGKYKTRQRYLCKDCNKTFNDMTNTPFSGSRYPDKWVKYMEMMVEGYTLPKIAKWLRIHISTAFYWRHKILNALRSLDFAQLQGIVESDETFFRESMKGREVTHRKPKKRKTPDEKRGISDLKIAVVVAQDRNNNIIALKAGTGRVKADEIDTAIGKYIDPKSLLCTDTATNYKKFAKMKGLKHEPINDRQKQRVKKGIYHIQNVNSFHSRLKTWMRRFQGVATKYLDNYLYWFRWLEIDKHLSFEKQVEQMLISACQKSNNTTVEMLKCA, via the coding sequence ATGTGGTTGGATGTGTATGAAAATGCAAATGAGCTTACAACAGAAGAACAGTTAGAGTTATTTAATGCTCTTAAAAGAGACCTTTTTCCAGATGAACCAGATAAGATTACCAAACTACTGAAACAAATTCGTGAAACTCGTTTTAACAGTGGTATGGCTTGTGTTCATTGTGGAAGCACATCTGTAAAGCGTAATGGTAAATACAAGACTCGCCAACGCTATCTTTGTAAGGACTGTAATAAAACATTTAACGATATGACTAATACACCATTCTCTGGTTCTCGCTATCCTGATAAATGGGTGAAATATATGGAGATGATGGTCGAAGGATATACACTACCTAAAATCGCTAAATGGCTTAGAATACACATCTCAACGGCTTTCTATTGGAGGCATAAAATACTGAATGCTCTGCGTTCGTTAGATTTTGCACAACTACAAGGTATCGTTGAAAGTGACGAGACCTTCTTTCGTGAGTCAATGAAAGGTCGTGAAGTTACCCATCGTAAACCTAAGAAAAGGAAGACTCCAGACGAAAAGAGAGGGATTTCTGACTTAAAAATTGCCGTTGTTGTAGCACAAGACCGAAATAACAACATTATTGCTTTGAAAGCTGGAACAGGTCGTGTTAAAGCAGATGAAATTGATACTGCCATCGGTAAATATATAGACCCCAAATCTTTACTTTGCACTGATACAGCGACTAACTATAAGAAATTCGCAAAAATGAAGGGATTAAAGCACGAACCTATCAATGACCGACAGAAACAACGAGTAAAGAAGGGAATTTATCATATTCAAAATGTAAATAGTTTTCATAGCCGCTTAAAGACTTGGATGCGAAGATTTCAAGGTGTGGCAACAAAGTATCTTGACAACTACCTTTATTGGTTCAGATGGCTTGAAATAGACAAGCATTTATCCTTTGAAAAACAAGTGGAGCAAATGCTTATTTCAGCGTGTCAAAAATCGAATAACACAACAGTTGAAATGCTAAAATGTGCATAA
- a CDS encoding RNA degradosome polyphosphate kinase, with translation MNTINKNAVDLQSPLYYNNRELSWLAFNERVLEEALDERNPLLERLKFLAIFSSNLDEFFMVRVAGLKDQVKAGFNKPENKAGMTPKQQLNQIGIRTHRLVEMQYEAYNHLLIPNLDIEEIQLLKMEEVASEQLQILEEYFDEQIFPVLTPMAVDAYRPFPMLLNKSLNLAIVIEDNDEYEENRYKTAIVQVPSVLDRFVKLSSSGATQFVLLEDIISRFIHKLFKGYKVVSVSVFRITRNADMTIHEEGARDLLKEIEKELKKRKWGAAVRLEIQKQGFDRNILRYLTEELEIHEKDVYEIDGPLDLTYLFGFAKEISKIREDLLFETLIPQPPRDIGSDEDIFEKVSEQDVFLHHPYESFEPVVEFISDAADDPDVLAIKQTLYRVSGDSPIIEALMRAAENGKQVTVLVELKARFDEENNVQWAKELEKAGCHVIYGMTYLKTHSKITLVVRRKNNRIERFVHLGTGNYNDQTAKIYTDMGLLTSKRKFGIDATNFFNYLSGYTEKPEFHHLSVAPFDIRKDFIQLIDDEINFHKRFSNGRIIAKMNSLTDKVIITKLYEASNAGVKIDLIIRGTCCLRPGIKGVSENIRVRSIVGRFLEHSRIYFFHHNGEEKTFLSSADMMTRNMEKRVEILFPIFDGRIKKRLNQVLMSNLADNVKAREQDKDGVYHYVTREVEDEPMIDSQLLLFGQAYRVLEDEE, from the coding sequence ATGAATACAATAAATAAAAACGCTGTAGATCTACAGAGTCCGCTATATTATAACAACAGAGAACTAAGCTGGCTTGCTTTTAACGAACGAGTTTTGGAAGAAGCACTAGACGAGCGTAACCCTTTACTAGAAAGGTTAAAATTTTTAGCGATATTTAGTTCAAATTTAGATGAGTTTTTCATGGTTCGTGTAGCGGGATTAAAAGACCAAGTAAAAGCAGGTTTTAATAAGCCGGAAAATAAGGCTGGGATGACCCCAAAACAACAACTTAACCAAATAGGCATTCGAACTCACCGCCTTGTTGAAATGCAATATGAAGCTTATAATCACCTTCTGATCCCAAATCTTGATATAGAAGAGATTCAGTTATTAAAGATGGAAGAAGTAGCTTCTGAGCAGCTACAAATTCTTGAGGAATATTTTGACGAACAAATTTTCCCTGTCCTTACTCCAATGGCTGTTGATGCATATCGGCCGTTTCCAATGCTTTTAAATAAAAGCTTAAATCTTGCTATTGTTATCGAGGATAACGATGAATATGAAGAAAATCGCTATAAAACAGCTATTGTTCAAGTTCCTTCTGTTTTAGATCGCTTTGTTAAACTTTCTTCTTCAGGAGCTACTCAATTTGTGTTGCTTGAAGATATTATTAGCAGGTTTATCCATAAACTTTTTAAAGGATATAAGGTGGTTTCTGTATCTGTTTTCCGGATCACTAGAAATGCAGATATGACGATTCATGAAGAAGGTGCTCGTGATTTATTAAAAGAAATTGAAAAAGAGCTGAAAAAACGAAAATGGGGAGCAGCTGTTAGGCTGGAAATCCAAAAACAAGGATTTGATCGTAATATTTTACGTTATCTTACAGAAGAACTCGAAATTCATGAAAAAGATGTATATGAAATAGATGGACCTCTAGATCTAACATACTTATTTGGTTTTGCAAAAGAAATTTCTAAAATTAGAGAAGACCTTTTGTTTGAAACACTCATTCCCCAGCCTCCACGCGATATCGGCTCAGATGAAGATATTTTTGAAAAAGTTTCAGAACAAGATGTTTTCTTGCATCATCCTTATGAATCGTTTGAGCCTGTTGTAGAATTTATTTCTGATGCAGCAGATGATCCAGATGTGCTTGCGATTAAACAAACTTTATATCGGGTTAGTGGTGATTCTCCTATTATTGAGGCGCTTATGCGTGCTGCTGAGAATGGGAAGCAAGTAACAGTTCTCGTTGAGTTAAAAGCTCGATTTGATGAGGAAAATAATGTCCAATGGGCTAAGGAGCTTGAAAAAGCTGGATGTCACGTTATTTATGGGATGACATACTTAAAAACTCATAGTAAAATAACTCTCGTTGTTAGAAGAAAAAATAACCGAATTGAGCGATTTGTTCATCTTGGAACAGGTAATTACAATGATCAAACAGCAAAAATATATACAGATATGGGCTTGCTTACATCAAAAAGGAAATTTGGTATTGATGCCACAAATTTCTTTAACTATTTAAGTGGATATACCGAAAAGCCTGAGTTTCATCATTTATCTGTAGCACCTTTTGACATTCGTAAGGATTTTATTCAACTTATAGATGATGAAATTAATTTCCACAAAAGATTTTCAAATGGACGGATTATTGCAAAAATGAATTCTTTAACAGATAAAGTCATTATTACAAAGCTCTATGAAGCTTCAAACGCTGGAGTTAAAATTGACTTAATTATTAGAGGAACATGCTGTTTACGTCCAGGAATAAAAGGAGTAAGTGAAAATATAAGGGTTCGCAGTATTGTTGGTAGATTTTTAGAGCATAGCAGAATCTACTTCTTTCACCATAATGGAGAAGAAAAAACATTCCTATCATCCGCTGATATGATGACAAGAAATATGGAGAAGCGAGTTGAAATCTTATTTCCTATCTTTGATGGTCGAATCAAGAAACGCTTAAATCAAGTCCTAATGTCAAATTTAGCTGATAATGTAAAGGCAAGAGAGCAGGACAAAGATGGTGTGTATCATTATGTAACTCGTGAGGTTGAAGATGAGCCAATGATCGATAGCCAATTATTACTTTTTGGCCAGGCTTATCGTGTTCTAGAAGATGAAGAATAA
- the crcB gene encoding fluoride efflux transporter CrcB — MIAVAIGGALGASVRYLIGEYINSTFKSSIPISIMLINLLGAFLLGLFINVTPGNILLFLATGFCGGFTTYSTFSIEAIQLVQEKKYLYFILYLLITIVGSILSIMIGNSLTTHWGAVVK; from the coding sequence ATGATAGCTGTAGCAATTGGTGGTGCTTTGGGTGCATCAGTACGATATTTAATAGGTGAATACATTAATAGTACGTTCAAATCTTCAATACCTATTTCAATCATGCTAATAAACCTTTTAGGAGCTTTCTTATTAGGTTTGTTTATCAATGTCACACCCGGAAACATTCTATTATTTCTAGCCACAGGGTTTTGTGGGGGCTTTACTACTTATTCTACTTTTAGTATAGAAGCTATACAGTTAGTTCAAGAGAAAAAATATTTATATTTTATTTTGTATCTACTAATAACCATTGTTGGAAGTATTCTTTCAATTATGATAGGTAATTCTTTAACAACTCATTGGGGAGCAGTTGTTAAATGA